The Primulina tabacum isolate GXHZ01 chromosome 16, ASM2559414v2, whole genome shotgun sequence genome window below encodes:
- the LOC142529417 gene encoding uncharacterized protein LOC142529417, which produces MAGRPPRQNRNPRYANNNNNNNNNTNEEGNGPPPQFNLNQADLMAIATIVATTLQGLVNPNANQQPPPPPQHGVKFHYESLRKNRCPTFSGAADPEVSQSWLKSVETQLRLLEVPDALKVDVIVPFLEDKAAKWWEAVSPAMTPAGPITWRIFQETFLKHYYPAEVRLQKLSEFENLRQAPDMSVVEYTSQFNALGSYAPAIMVDEVLKLHRFKKGLNSRIQSALAVYQPANFSDLMGAAIRAETDIRRREGENRNKRPPVNPPSQGRPMFKRPNQSGGPPSGKFPANNNQGLKPCSTCGFKHSGECRRASGVCFGCGKAGHRIAECPTAANRPAGPNRGTGPNTGAGPSKPKEDKPNARIFAMTQEEADDATEVVSGTILIKSVPAYALFDCGATHSFMSKRFAKKLGSKPDKLTAPFRIATPTNRAVETNEIYRDCRISINDQTFSADLIHLIMVDFDVILGMDWLARNSAIVDCKGKRVKLLTAEQKEVVFHGKSRERKLLLSASQTWKAMKSGEDIYLALVREGKEEVEMKLEDIPIVREFPDVFPEELSGTVPDREIEFEINLVPGAAPISKAPYRMALAELKELKEQLQELIDKRQIRPRHVISREGVSVDPRKVEAITEWPRPKNATDIRSFLGLAGYYRNFVEGFSSIAVPLTKLTQKNSKFIWDDDCEKSFQTLKEKLASTPVLILPAKNKEGRMIAYASRQLKPHEQNYPTHDLELAATIRASITCSPKKELNMRQRRWIELLKDYDLTISYHPGKANKVADALSRKGRGKVTLASLSAQPCLQETVKLNQDRDPVLTKLKEQVREGKSQGHQIDDKGILWMKGRLCVPDSDNLRQEIMAEAHKSKFSVHPGSTKMYRDLKNSFWWNGMKRDVAEFVSRCQVCQQVKAEHQRPGGLLQPLEIPE; this is translated from the exons atggccggtAGACCACCAAGACAAAACCGCAACCCCCGTTATgccaacaacaacaacaacaacaacaacaacactAATGAAGAAGGCAACGGGCCTCCACCTCAGTTCAATCTCAATCAAGCGGACCTAATGGCCATAGCCACGATCGTGGCAACGACACTTCAGGGGTTAGTGAACCCCAATGCTAATCAGCAGCCCCCACCTCCACCACAGCATGGGGTCAAGTTTCATTACGAGTCACTGCGCAAGAACAGGTGCCCAACCTTCAGTGGCGCTGCCGACCCCGAAGTTAGCCAGAGTTGGCTAAAAAGCGTGGAAACTCAGTTAAGACTGTTGGAAGTCCCGGATGCACTAAAAGTGGACGTGATAGTGCCCTTCTTGGAAGATAAGGCAGCTAAATGGTGGGAAGCAGTCTCGCCAGCTATGACCCCTGCTGGACCAATCACATGGCGAATCTTCCAAGAAACATTTCTGAAACACTACTACCCGGCAGAAGTCAGACTACAAAAGCTAAGTGAGTTTGAAAATCTCAGGCAGGCCCCAGATATGTCAGTAGTGGAATATACGTCTCAGTTCAATGCCCTTGGATCATATGCTCCAGCGATTATGGTGGATGAAGTTCTGAAATTGCACCGCTTTAAGAAGGGGTTGAACAGCAGAATCCAATCAGCTCTAGCGGTCTACCAACCTGCCAACTTTTCAGATTTGATGGGTGCGGCTATCCGAGCCGAAACTGATATTCGTCGAAGAGAAGGGGAAAACAGGAACAAGCGACCCCCTGTCAACCCGCCTTCTCAGGGCAGACCAATGTTCAAGAGGCCCAATCAGTCGGGTGGACCTCCCTCAGGGAAATTCCCCGCCAATAACAATCAAGGACTCAAGCCATGCTCAACATGTGGCTTCAAGCACTCCGGGGAATGCCGAAGGGCCAGCGGTGTATGCTTTGGATGTGGGAAAGCGGGACACCGAATTGCAGAATGTCCTACCGCTGCCAACCGACCAGCAGGGCCAAACAGaggaactgggccaaatacgGGAGCAGGCCCTAGTAAACCAAAGGAGGACAAACCCAATGCTAGGATCTTTGCCATGACTCAGGAAGAGGCTGACGACGCAACTGAAGTCGTGTCAGGTAccattttaattaaatcagtaCCTGCCTACGCATTATTTGACTGTGGTGCTACACATTCCTTTATGTCTAAGAGGTTTGCTAAGAAGTTAGGAAGTAAGCCTGATAAACTAACTGCACCTTTCCGAATAGCCACACCTACTAATAGAGCCGTTGAAACGAACGAGATTTATAGAGATTGTAGAATCAGTATTAATGATCAGACTTTTAGCGCCGATTTGATACATCTAATCATGGTCGATTTCGACGTAATcttaggaatggattggttagcaagaAACAGTGCAATAGTAGATTGTAAAGGGAAGAGAGTTAAACTCCTAACCGCAGAGCAGAAGGAAGTCGTGTTTCATGGTAAATCCAGGGAACGGAAGTTGCTACTTTCCGCATCTCAAAcctggaaagccatgaaatccGGGGAGGACATCTACCTAGCGCTGGTCAGGGAAGGAAAAGAAGAAGTCGAAATGAAACTGGAAGACATCCCGATAGTGAGAGAGTTCCCAGATGTTTTTCCTGAAGAGCTCTCAGGGACGGTCCCGGACCGTGAGATTGAGTTCGAAATCAACTTGGTTCCCGGTGCTGCACCAATCTCTAAAGCACCCTACAGAATGGCACTAGCCGAACTCAAGGAATTAAAagaacaactccaagaattgaTAGATAAAAGGCAGATTCGACCAA GACACGTGATTTCAAGAGAAGGAGTGTCAGTGGACCCAaggaaagtagaggcaattacCGAGTGGCCGagacctaagaacgccaccgatATCAGAAGCTTTCTTGGATTGGCGGGTTACTACCGAAATTTTGTTGAAGGGTTCTCCTCGATAGCCGTGCCACTGACgaagctcacacagaagaattCTAAATTCATCTGGGATGACGATTGTGAGAAGAGTTTCCAGACATTGAAGGagaaactcgcatccacaccagtgTTAATATTGCCTGCAAAAAATAAG GAAGGAAGAATGATcgcctacgcatcaaggcagttgaaaccgcatgaGCAGAATTATCCTACTCATGACCTGGAACTAGCAGCG ACCATTAGAGCCTCAATTACTTGTTCACCTAAAAAGGAACTTAATATGAGGCAAAGGCGATGGATCGAACTTCTGAAAGATTATGACTTGACcataagctaccatccgggtaaagcgAACAAAGTGGCCGATGCGCTAAGTCGGAAGGGCCGTGGCAAGGTAACTCTAGCGTCCCTCTCTGCCCAGCCATGCCTACaggagaccgtcaagttaaaccagGATCGAGACCCGGTACTGACTAAACTTAAGGAGCAGGTCAGAGAAGGGAAGTCTCAAGGTCATCAGATTGACGATAagggaatcttgtggatgaaagggaGACTGTGTGTGCCCGACAGTGATAACCTTCGCCAAGAGATAATGGCAGAGGCGCACAAGTCAAAATTCTCAGTCCACCCAGGCAGTACGAAAATGTACAGGGACCTCAAGAATAGTTTCTGGTGGAATGGCATGAAGAGAGATGTAGCTGAATTCGTCTCCAGATGTCAGGTATGCCAGCAGGTCAAAGCAGAACACCAGCGACCTGGGGGATTATTGCAACCTTTGGAAATTCCCGAATGA
- the LOC142528872 gene encoding protein MLN51 homolog, protein MSRDGMEGEEVEYESDPEEAKLSLKMRRRVASDDEEEEGESRREKPVRRIDDSEGESEGAAAEYEDELDEEDYDEDEDYVEEEIEEAGYEERGDRRGGDSVVAADVETAVVRKVVGDVEKVEEKGVKEEVTEVNGDSNVDGDEHDGEKKVVEPYAVPTAGAFYMHDDRFRDNAGGRHRQMLGGRKLWESKDERKWGHDKFEELTVQERRYEERRRGSRGHHRGRGRNRGIDSDNARGNRSREYANNSNQNNNHLNSAPKSVRGRGPRRYQPSWKKNSDASVALSKESGKLVEKPSFVSSERASESASNSESSVVLPRKQVFASNLNIASPPFYPSGSSIKDNSVPDKKDVHTGSINHNGLPSVADGNFAGPKSSAMLRGKSIVDSIGVDKLSIDDPLSTMPRKPSNNVHMPVSSSPSINSNQPQMRGHGRGITSFTQMAYRPTSSNNQPNKVSPPAHVQAVPRNSVQPRSQSSVGQQFTRVPSGSQASSPPRSVGLVNAYETEEQESSSESSKSKSSLVAKGKGNLQGGGRGSILHGGAHVIGAPGNMGNAQGDQSFPSFLPFMQFGGQHPGGMGVPAVGMAFPGYVGQPQLGLGNSEMTWLPVLAGPAGALGASYCPPYFSVDGSYHTRPSGQSASVMSVSSNEKNAAKVLTDLKPEPRPEPANDDYVHKQKNPRRYTEMKFDQ, encoded by the exons ATGAGTAGAGACGGGATGGAGGGTGAGGAGGTCGAGTATGAGAGCGATCCGGAGGAAGCGAAGTTGTCGCTGAAGATGAGGAGGAGGGTGGCGAGTGACGACGAAGAGGAGGAAGGGGAGAGCCGTAGGGAGAAGCCGGTTCGAAGGATTGACGATTCCGAAGGGGAATCGGAAGGTGCTGCGGCGGAGTACGAGGATGAGTTGGATGAGGAGGATTATGACGAGGATGAGGATTACGTGGAAGAGGAAATAGAGGAGGCGGGGTACGAAGAAAGAGGCGATAGGAGGGGAGGGGACAGTGTGGTTGCGGCGGATGTGGAGACAGCTGTGGTTAGGAAAGTGGTGGGTGATGTGGAGAAGGTGGAGGAGAAGGGAGTGAAGGAGGAGGTTACTGAGGTTAATGGTGATAGCAATGTGGATGGTGATGAGCATGATGGAGAGAAGAAGGTGGTAGAACCATATGCTGTACCGACCGCCGGGGCATTCTACATGCATGATGACAGGTTTAGAGACAATGCTGGTGGAAGGCACAG GCAAATGCTTGGAGGAAGAAAGTTATGGGAATCTAAGGATGAACGAAAATGGGGACATGATAAGTTTGAAGAGTTGACTGTGCAAGAAAGGCGTTATGAAGAG CGTAGGAGAGGTTCAAGGGGTCATCATCGAGGTCGTGGCAGAAATAGAGGCATAGACAGTGACAATGCGCGAGGAAACAGGTCCAGAGAGTATGCTAATAACAGCAATCAGAATAATAACCATCTAAACAGTGCTCCTAAGAGTGTCAGAGGGCGAGGACCACGAAGGTATCAGCCATCCTGGAAGAAAAACAGTGATGCATCCGTCGCACTGAGCAAAGA GTCCGGGAAACTAGTTGAGAAGCCTTCCTTTGTTAGCTCTGAAAGAGCCAGTGAATCAGCATCAAATTCAGAGTCCAGTGTTGTTCTGCCCCGAAAACAAGTGTTTGCTTCCAATTTGAACATCGCTTCTCCTCCATTTTATCCTTCTGGTTCTTCAATAAAGGATAATTCAGTACCTGATAAAAAGGATGTTCATACTGGTTCAATCAATCACAATGGTCTCCCATCCGTTGCGGATGGGAATTTTGCTGGGCCAAAGTCCTCTGCTATGCTGAGGGGAAAGAGTATAGTTGATTCTATTGGTGTCGATAAGCTTTCCATTGATGATCCACTTTCTACGATGCCCAGGAAGCCTTCTAACAATGTGCATATGCCGGTGTCTAGTTCCCCATCCATTAACTCTAATCAACCTCAAATGAGGGGTCATGGAAGAGGCATAACTTCGTTCACACAAATGGCCTATCGACCCACTTCGTCTAATAACCAACCGAACAAAGTTTCTCCACCAGCCCACGTACAAGCTGTTCCGAGGAATTCTGTTCAACCTCGTTCTCAGTCTTCTGTTGGTCAGCAGTTTACACGTGTTCCCAGTGGATCACAAGCTTCTTCTCCACCGAGATCAGTTGGTCTTGTAAATGCCTATGAAACTGAGGAGCAGGAATCTTCTTCAGAATCAAGTAAATCCAAGAGTTCGTTGGTTGCCAAAGGGAAAGGGAACTTGCAAGGCGGTGGAAGAGGCTCCATCCTACATGGTGGAGCTCATGTTATAGGTGCCCCTGGCAATATGGGCAATGCTCAGGGAGATCAAAGCTTTCCATCTTTCTTGCCAT TCATGCAATTTGGAGGGCAGCATCCTGGTGGAATGGGAGTTCCTGCTGTTGGCATGGCCTTCCCTGGATATGTCGGTCAACCCCAACTTGGATTAGGGAATTCTGAAATGACTTG GTTACCAGTGTTAGCGGGTCCTGCTGGGGCCCTGGGGGCATCATATTGCCCTCCATATTTCTCTGTTGATGGATCCTATCATACTCGTCCTTCTGGGCAGTCAGCTTCTGTAATGTCTGTTTCAAG CAACGAAAAAAATGCAGCAAAAGTCCTTACCGATTTGAAGCCGGAACCAAGGCCTG AGCCTGCAAATGATGATTATGTTCATAAGCAAAAAAATCCTCGCAG ATATACGGAGATGAAATTTGACCAGTGA